One stretch of Dokdonia sp. Hel_I_53 DNA includes these proteins:
- the yidD gene encoding membrane protein insertion efficiency factor YidD translates to MARAKEIAIAPFLAIIWFYQKFISSWTPSSCRFTPTCSSYTKVALERHGLLKGGALAIKRIFSCHPWGGSGHDPVPEKGETSINN, encoded by the coding sequence ATGGCCAGAGCAAAAGAAATAGCGATTGCTCCATTTCTAGCCATTATATGGTTTTATCAGAAATTTATTTCTTCATGGACGCCTAGTTCTTGTAGGTTTACACCCACTTGCTCTAGTTACACTAAGGTTGCCTTAGAAAGACACGGACTATTAAAAGGTGGAGCACTAGCTATCAAACGGATTTTCTCTTGTCACCCTTGGGGAGGTTCTGGTCATGACCCTGTTCCTGAGAAAGGAGAAACATCAATTAATAATTAA